The Budorcas taxicolor isolate Tak-1 chromosome 18, Takin1.1, whole genome shotgun sequence genome window below encodes:
- the LOC128063885 gene encoding WD repeat-containing protein 87-like — MTSPRLIPLWKDFKYLLSDMIQKSKQNLDDPKTDVVVLSDRSQILFKESRHPQNMPLICYYFSDVHFFSSLSWVTTITKEIQAVVWMKSKTEDMVEKRTFSMTDRLPPVQSMVHTGSFHILVVYCGDLLLRLFGDHLRSFKSLGVAPCRFNITCLCYDPEMKMLLSGILGAVVTWTIERSGRGLQIAHMVALPGDELVHDIVLNGPNGSLIAMCENVVRVLERQGHGLLAEVKKFSSTISGSSITCCFTCSEQGFLYAGNKTGEIQVWNLNWGHSLHTFKAHFSSVVCIRSQPEAHTLLTAGREGIIKEWNLTSGNLLRRLELGEELYRLQFIDGTTFFCQTTHSFSLRSLPFFYSLFNVCGSAPLQVRRVHCGSNWFRILCTTEDGLLRFVSPLTGNLLVITWPFSILDQATDWAYDPNKEELFVATGSPDVLVFDTTRSPCMAKYLLCTSPDSQDLVQCLAYGHFHLGRGLEGLMFSGYQSGVIRVLSQHSCARIETYIHFGSVLALSTLPGGLSGSRENSLLCSYGMDDYIHLSEAVLEGVRVKLRTLASILCSCQLTHLILLPKSVGAITQTNCLRLWKFHDFLSSGSQDGSTFIETLPLHQCTIISFDVCLSLSLFVTGGSDGSVRIWNFHGRLIAMLDSSLHFGPLCFANDRGDLLVTFNQSLYLVSCLKLLPATLLVHLPLMGLTDEVLEVPKPFIPSFFFSFETMFVPKYIYPGHGQQQLVGLESLVNHRAIAFDHNVPHVIEEDEQGSPVLLSSFKHDSRCKEVDVSQVKKPPYFHYVLPPQLQLTTWDELNPYQILRCYFGHGREWLLAPDCYIPNSVIRARLWPEGSPIYLQCSLHSPVRELEWDKSQQFFFWHSRARAISDAEQYIHEKEDEDFLLTRASKDITYTVLTDSANRSWLGKKMSEIAINSMIETILSILIHATPLKYQCCIGALGQIFASYQVSPPLRSETAHRLLDDTTNSNPLIRELAWEGLKRLGMITHLFAVPLAQGLMDKDDRVRNKTLSLMADTGVHSKTSLLNLVQNRDTFREMQQEMVGDETLDRLLGLRAPDLQILHTQVAQRLNENLTLYQGDEKPTFTLDVSEASELTALSKETDTVPEEPEAAFKHSKGPRRGRPVVRKHTRKFLRSLKKLKETVTEPGPLEDEGDQSEPAPTEVEEAKSSASSILKVAKDDEQESSEVDASKDHVALTMKMLRKTRDKRSRKSVSQKTIKRRKRKVTDAEVTHEGFPHTGKTDLIMKPLQITGRGASGAPGLRSRDSSMWRDDLCRLMTLRISGSQTKMLEALNNELVTTAQEMLADRRPSWELFQEICPLLKKDSEELLEDLDWDVAWPEEKPVFIHGSAIREDMMIRDMEEETRETQERKTEKDLQDLQETHVSPKKGKKKKVLFAEPDLSKGKRISKKEEKKSSKPSKQRKAVQQEIKVDKKERKIAKEERGMGQEVEDVAKLKEKVVEQERRPLKDEIKLSWQEWKKSWDQWKNAFGETRISWDEWKETWESQSHQEEEQLLEEEEKLLPDAEEGQVRRDKTKRTWNEWSQIWEKMSAKARKKMLVTQEEVTLEEKPPQEREEEAEATAAAAAAAEEAPMTEEQRQIHQEYKQAQVERKRAQAERRRAQEERKLAQEEEKLAQEERRLAQEERKMAQVYEKLVEKDRKMVQMERKLIQNEEKLAQTEEMLSQDAEKLAQQRKRLAKKLEKLAREEENIAKKGGKLAEVKKIMMQKLDKLAQKELDLAWQEKELAQELEDLTWEEEELALKEEELNQEEEELINEGGRLDQEEMTLASQEEKLDAEEKAVIQEEELLVQEKRRLAQDKQNLSEEKEGLDQKREQLMENKNKLAQEEKLLIQEEKELAQDKVKLPGEEEKLTEKREQLMEKKQKLAQEEELLIQEEKKLAQNMETLPVKEAKLAQKREKLIKNKQKLAQEKTKLIQNMEELPNAKEILAWRQKNLAQEKEKLAQEKVKLAQRRETLIQLQESLIQNRKKSIPEKEKHDMYKNRLVQIEKKLMEEKEKLFQRKEKLATIEEKLTQLEGSLAKKQHKVAQDKMKLAVGKRAVFQELNQLRGDWSITREEKELDMEMKILTWEKETLAEQKEILFKEETQETSKEKRPPKDELELIKRKLSLEEKILLYEERILATEQTDMAKEKLEFTRGERVYAQEQRKLARLLRKLAKESKGISKEPLKVSSKVLKILQGLIKEERKLTQEEIEMTKLKRLFVLKERELNKVQNELDAKEWDFSEEQPEITIDEKKLAKRQRRLAKEIRRLIKREKNVTEQESILARQQRDVIQETEEEETTEEEEAKSFLKHKSRKREKLKTADTQQEELLSQEDEVKSVKSEDSSSEEMERLLDEIEQESLSEEEEEEEEEEEEEMEEEEVKEEEMVEEELGKEEEEGKERKKKRKKKKKKKVQEKEEGKEEVVEEESTSDEEMEYLSEKEEGEDRNLLEEVDKKKAIFKREKIYKLLEEGKKHLRGREEVLYIEKRIPDIKSSAIKLESPPKQLISVTLGSKEKISEPLLTKQISWDDKTIALGKPGVFPGAGFIDKLELLKKYKPMPLHVLDIVLEAQEPDLETPYLSHILRKTIEAQKLQGKPLGAKWQWILQRHPSLKKQSEVQLPLSKILAEEIYPDISFSDVEWIHHVLEKIEAGEQLSRDSFHRLCQLLKDLTAKENLEWMHLAKLEAIVCHHKQIMESRGTYVSKPSKEPLGPKYLKVIPPIKGREKESWLKRLAVSTPKSLLATKGIPDPKAINWHLLGEPYRSARAKQIATALRGMEMRYYDSATRDIFTGALDPVEKQTLALMFQKDFWAFKDKGRFARLPKLEKKARPISKVKEEVPLWETFVALYHVLRMLQKRYARDSAAWMEQFNRLMDLYQLKSPRIQKLMQDLLLREEPQFQEVTYKDALRAVELAPGERLFYQLLCGGSQAHKEPLAFQEVVPLPGQNNVRTMLPMGIAQYGILELAWKSLPEADLHLTNELSYVAAPTL, encoded by the exons ATGACTTCTCCCAGACTCATCCCCCTGTGGAAGGACTTTAAATACCTTCTAAGTGATATGATACAGAAAAGCAAG CAAAATTTAGATGACCCGAAGACTGATGTAGTTGTGTTGAGTGACCGGTCCCAGATCCTGTTCAAAGAGTCTCGCCATCCTCAAAACATGCCGCTTATATGCTACTACTTCAGTGACGTCcacttcttttcttccctctcttggGTGACAACAATCACGAAAGAAATACAG GCTGTAGTATGGATGAAAAGCAAGACTGAGGACATGGTGGAGAAGAGAACGTTCTCCATGACAGATCGGCTGCCCCCCGTCCAGTCCATGGTCCACACAGGCTCCTTTCATATCCTTGTGGTCTACTGTGGTGACCTGCTCCTGCGGCTCTTTGGGGACCACCTTCGGTCATTCAAATCCCTGGGGGTAGCACCCTGTCGCTTTAACATCACCTGCCTCTGCTATGACCCAGAAATGAAGATGCTTCTGTCGGGAATCCTGGGGGCAGTGGTCACCTGGACCATTGAGCGCAGCGGCAGGGGTCTCCAAATAGCCCACATGGTCGCCCTGCCTGGTGACGAGTTGGTCCATGACATCGTGCTGAATGGCCCCAACGGCTCCCTGATTGCCATGTGCGAGAATGTGGTGAGGGTCCTGGAGCGCCAGGGCCATGGCCTCCTGGCAGAGGTGAAGAAGTTCTCTTCCACCATCAGTGGCTCCTCGATCACCTGCTGCTTCACTTGTTCTGAGCAGGGCTTCCTTTACGCTGGAAACAAGACTGGGGAGATCCAAGTGTGGAACCTCAATTGGGGCCACTCCCTCCACACTTTCAAGGCCCACTTCTCTTCGGTGGTCTGTATCCGCAGCCAGCCAGAAGCCCACACCCTGCTCACAGCTGGCCGGGAAGGCATAATCAAAGAGTGGAACCTGACTTCAGGCAATCTGCTACGGCGGCTTGAACTGGGCGAGGAGCTGTATCGGCTCCAGTTTATCGATGGCACCACTTTCTTCTGCCAGACTACCCACTCTTTCTCCTTGCGCAGCCTGCCCTTCTTCTATAGCCTCTTCAATGTCTGTGGCTCTGCTCCCCTGCAGGTGCGCCGGGTCCACTGTGGCAGTAACTGGTTCCGGATCCTGTGCACCACCGAGGATGGCCTGCTGCGCTTTGTGTCCCCGCTAACGGGGAATCTCCTGGTCATCACCTGGCCCTTCTCAATTCTGGACCAGGCCACGGATTGGGCCTACGACCCCAATAAAGAGGAGCTGTTTGTAGCAACAGGCAGCCCAGACGTGCTGGTCTTTGACACCACCCGCTCCCCTTGCATGGCCAAGTATCTCTTATGCACCTCACCAGATTCTCAGGACCTGGTACAGTGCCTGGCTTATGGGCACTTTCACCTGGGCCGGGgtctagaaggactgatgttctcTGGATACCAGAGCGGTGTGATTAGAGTGCTCTCCCAGCACAGCTGTGCCCGTATTGAGACATACATTCACTTTGGGTCTGTCTTAGCCCTCTCTACATTGCCCGGAGGGCTCTCTGGTAGCCGAGAAAACTCTTTGCTCTGTTCCTATGGAATGGATGACTACATACACCTCTCAGAAGCTGTGCTTGAAGGGGTCAGAGTGAAACTGCGGACCCTTGCCAGCATTCTCTGCAGCTGTCAGCTAACACACTTGATACTCTTGCCCAAGTCAGTGGGTGCTATCACCCAGACTAACTGCCTGCGTCTCTGGAAGTTCCATGACTTTCTGTCTTCTGGCTCACAGGATGGCTCAACGTTCATAGAGACCTTGCCTTTGCACCAGTGCACCATCATCTCTTTTGATGTCTGCCTGTCCCTGAGTCTTTTTGTCACGGGTGGCAGTGACGGCTCTGTCCGGATCTGGAACTTCCATGGGAGACTCATAGCCATGCTGGACTCATCACTGCATTTTGGCCCACTCTGCTTTGCAAATGACCGGGGTGACCTGCTTGTAACTTTCAACCAGAGTCTTTATCTGGTGTCCTGCTTAAAGCTGCTTCCTGCAACCCTGCTGGTTCACCTCCCTCTTATGGGTCTGACAGATGAAGTGCTCGAAGTCCCTAAGCCTTTCATACCAAGCTTCTTCTTCTCCTTCGAGACCATGTTTGTGCCCAAATATATCTACCCTGGACACGGGCAGCAGCAACTGGTGGGTCTGGAGAGTCTTGTCAATCATCGAGCCATTGCCTTTGATCATAATGTGCCACATGTCATTGAAGAAGATGAGCAAGGGAGCCCTGTGCTACTCTCTTCCTTCAAACATGATTCCAGGTGTAAGGAAGTTGATGTGTCGCAGGTGAAAAAACCACCTTATTTCCATTATGTGCTTCCTCCCCAGCTACAGCTGACTACCTGGGATGAACTCAACCCCTATCAGATACTGCGGTGCTACTTTGGTCACGGGCGGGAATGGCTCTTGGCTCCAGATTGCTACATCCCTAACTCGGTGATCCGGGCCCGTCTCTGGCCAGAGGGCAGCCCGATATACCTGCAGTGCAGCCTGCACTCACCCGTGCGGGAGCTGGAATGGGACAAGTCTCAACAATTCTTCTTCTGGCACAGCCGGGCAAGAGCTATAAGCGACGCAGAACAATACATACATGAAAAGGAAGATGAAGACTTCCTCCTTACAAGAGCGTCCAAGGATATCACTTACACCGTTCTTACAGACTCAGCAAACCGCAGTTGGCTGGGGAAAAAGATGAGTGAAATTGCTATCAATAGCATGATAGAGACGATTCTCAGTATTCTAATCCATGCTACTCCACTGAAGTACCAGTGCTGTATTGGTGCCCTCGGGCAGATCTTTGCCTCTTACCAGGTGTCTCCTCCCCTGCGCTCTGAAACAGCCCACCGTCTGTTGGATGATACAACCAATTCCAACCCACTGATTCGAGAGCTGGCCTGGGAAGGGCTGAAGCGTCTAGGAATGATTACTCATCTCTTTGCCGTGCCTCTGGCCCAAGGACTAATGGACAAAGATGACAGAGTGAGGAATAAGACCCTGAGCCTCATGGCTGACACTGGAGTCCATTCTAAGACTTCACTCTTGAACTTGGTCCAGAATCGAGATACTTTCCGGGAGATGCA GCAGGAAATGGTTGGGGATGAAACCTTGGACCGTCTGCTGGGACTACGAGCCCCAGATCTCCAAATCCTTCATACTCAAGTGGCACAGCGATTGAATGAAAACCTGACCTTATACCAGGGTGATGAAAAGCCTACTTTTACTTTAGATGTCTCAGAGGCATCTGAACTTACTGCTCTTTCCAAGGAAACTGATACTGTCCCTGAAGAACCTGAAGCTGCCTTCAAGCACAGCAAAGGTCCAAGACGGGGCCGGCCAGTAGTCAGAAAGCACA CCCGAAAATTTTTGCGGAGCCTCAAGAAGCTCAAAGAAACTGTCACAGAGCCAGGTCCCTTAGAGGATGAAGGTGATCAGAGTGAACCTGCACCCACTGAGGTGGAGGAGGCTAAATCTTCAGCCTCCAGTATACTAAAGGTTGCAAAAGATGATGAACAAGAATCTTCAGAGGTAGATGCCTCAAAGGATCACGTGGCTTTGACCATGAAGATGTTGAGGAAGACACGTGACAAAAGAAGCCGGAAATCAGTATCTCAGAAAACCATAAAGAGGCGCAAAAGAAAAGTAACAGACGCTGAAGTTACACATGAGGGATTTCCACATACTGGAAAGACAGACTTAATTATGAAGCCACTGCAAATCACAGGGCGGGGTGCCTCTGGAGCTCCTGGCCTCAGGTCTAGAGATAGCTCGATGTGGCGGGATGACCTGTGTCGTCTTATGACCCTGAGGATATCTGGTTCCCAGACAAAAATGTTAGAAGCTCTCAACAATGAGCTAGTGACCACGGCTCAGGAGATGCTGGCTGATCGACGGCCCAGCTGGGAGCTCTTTCAGGAGATCTGCCCCCTGCTGAAGAAAGACAGTGAGGAACTGCTTGAGGACCTTGACTGGGATGTAGCCTGGCCAGAGGAGAAACCAGTTTTTATTCACGGATCAGCAATTAGAGAGGACATGATGATCAGAGACATGGAAGAGGAGACAAGAGAGACACAAGAGCGAAAGACAGAAAAGGACCTGCAGGACCTGCAGGAAACCCACGTGAGtccaaaaaaaggcaagaaaaagaaagttctttTTGCAGAACCAGACCTAAGCAAGGGAAAACGAAtatcaaagaaagaagagaagaaatcctCTAAGCCTTCTAAACAGAGGAAAGCAGTCCAGCAGGAGATAAAAGTGGATAAAAAAGAGAGGAAGATAGCCAAAGAAGAGAGGGGCATGGGTCAGGAAGTGGAGGATGTGGCCAAATTAAAGGAGAAAGTGGTTGAGCAAGAAAGAAGGCCACTTAAAGATGAGATAAAACTGTCTTGGCAGGAGTGGAAGAAGTCCTGGGATCAATGGAAAAATGCTTTCGGTGAGACAAGGATATCGTGGGATGAATGGAAGGAAACATGGGAAAGCCAGAGTCATCAGGAAGAGGAGCAACTACTTGAGGAGGAAGAGAAGCTGCTCCCGGATGCAGAAGAAGGACAAGTCAGAAGGGACAAGACGAAGCGGACATGGAATGAATGGTCACAGATCTGGGAAAAGATGTCAGCCAAGGCCAGGAAGAAGATGTTGGTGACTCAGGAGGAAGTGACTCTGGAGGAAAAACCGCCTCAGGAGCGGGAAGAAGAAGcagaagcaacagcagcagcagcagcagcagcagaagaagcaCCAATGACAGAAGAGCAGAGGCAGATCCACCAAGAATACAAACAGGCCCAGGTTGAGCGAAAACGGGCCCAGGCTGAAAGAAGACGGGCCCAAGAAGAGAGGAAGCTGGCTCAGGAAGAGGAGAAGCTAGCACAGGAAGAGAGGAGACTAGcccaggaagagagaaaaatggcCCAAGTGTATGAGAAACTGGTTGAGAAAGACAGGAAAATGGTCCAGATGGAGAGGAAGCTTATCCAGAATGAGGAAAAACTAGCCCAAACAGAGGAAATGCTGAGCCAGGATGCAGAGAAATTGGCCCAGCAAAGGAAGAGACTAGCCAAGAAATTGGAGAAACTGGCCCGAGAAGAAGAGAACATagcaaagaaaggagggaagctAGCTGAGGTCAAAAAGATAATGATGCAGAAACTAGATAAACTGGCCCAGAAAGAGCTAGATCTAGCATGGCAAGAAAAGGAACTAGCCCAGGAATTGGAGGATCTGACCTGGGAAGAGGAGGAACTGGCTTTGAAAGAAGAggaactgaatcaggaagaggaGGAACTGATCAATGAAGGGGGCAGGCTGGATCAGGAAGAGATGACACTGGCATCTCAAGAAGAGAAACTGGATGCAGAAGAGAAAGCAGTGATCCAGGAGGAAGAACTGCTGGTCCAGGAGAAGAGGAGACTGGCCCAGGACAAACAAAATCTGTCTGAGGAAAAGGAAGGACTTGATCAGAAAAGGGAGCAACTGATGGAGAATAAGAATAAATTGGCCCAGGAAGAAAAGCTGCTAATCCAAGAAGAGAAAGAACTAGCCCAAGACAAGGTAAAACTtcctggagaagaggaaaaacTTACCGAGAAGAGGGAGCAACTGatggagaaaaagcagaaacTGGCCCAAGAGGAAGAGCTACTGATCCAGGAAGAGAAGAAACTGGCCCAGAACATGGAAACACTGCCAGTGAAGGAGGCAAAACTTgcccagaaaagggagaaattgatCAAGAATAAGCAGAAACTGGCCCAGGAGAAGACTAAGCTTATCCAGAACATGGAAGAACTTCCCAACGCCAAAGAAATACTGGCCTGGAGGCAAAAGAATCTGGCCCAGGAGAAGGAGAAACTGGCTCAGGAGAAGGTGAAATTGGCTCAGAGGAGGGAAACCTTAATCCAACTCCAAGAAAGCCTCATCCAGAACAGAAAGAAATCAATCCCTGAGAAGGAGAAACATGACATGTATAAGAATAGGCTGGTTCAGATAGAGAAGAAGCTgatggaggaaaaggagaaactcttccagaggaaggagaaactggCCACCATAGAGGAGAAACTGACCCAATTAGAGGGAAGCCTGGCTAAGAAACAGCACAAAGTAGCCCAAGACAAAATGAAATTAGCTGTAGGGAAGAGGGCAGTGTTCCAAGAACTGAACCAGCTCAGAGGTGACTGGTCTATTACCAGGGAAGAaaaggaactggacatggaaatgaaaatactgaCCTGGGAGAAAGAGACACTGGCTGAGCAAAAGGAAATTCTCTTCAAGGAAGAGACTCAAGAAACTTCCAAAGAGAAAAGACCACCTAAGGATGAACTAGAGCTAATCAAGAGGAAATTGTCACTAGAGGAAAAGATATTGCTCTATGAAGAAAGGATCCTGGCCACAGAGCAAACAGACATGGCCAAAGAAAAACTGGAATTTACCAGAGGAGAgagagtatatgcccaggaacAAAGGAAGCTAGCCAGGTTACTAAGGAAATTAgctaaagaaagcaagggaatttccaAGGAACCATTAAAAGTGAGCAGCAAAGTCTTAAAGATACTTCAAGGCCttattaaagaagaaaggaaactaacccaggaagaaatagagatgACAAAGTTAAAGAGGTTATTTGTCCTTAAGGAAAGGGAATTGAACAAGGTACAGAATGAACTTGATGCCAAGGAATGGGATTTTTCCGAGGAACAACCAGAAATTACCATAGATGAGAAGAAACTGGCTAAGAGGCAGAGAAGACTAGCCAAGGAAATTAGAAGAttgataaagagagagaaaaatgttacTGAACAAGAAAGCATATTGGCCAGGCAACAGAGAGATGTCATACAGgaaacagaggaagaagaaacaacagaggaagaagaggcaAAGTCATTTCTTAAACATaagtcaagaaaaagagaaaagctaaAGACAGCTGATACACAACAGGAAGAGTTACTCAGTCAAGAGGACGAGGTGAAAAGTGTGAAAAGTGAGGACAGCTCTTCTGAAGAAATGGAACGCCTGTTAGATGAAATAGAGCAAGAGAGTTtgtctgaggaggaggaggaagaagaggaggaggaagaggaggaaatggaagaggaggaggtgaaggaggaggaaatggtagagGAGGAgttggggaaggaggaagaagaagggaaggagaggaagaagaaaaggaaaaagaaaaaaaagaagaaagtacaggagaaggaagaggggaaagaggAAGTGGTTGAGGAGGAAAGCACAAGTGATGAAGAGATGGAATATTTgagtgagaaagaggaaggagaggacagaAACTTGTTAGAAGAGGTAGACAagaaaaaagcaatttttaaaagagaaaaaatatacaagttactagaagaagggaaaaagcacttaagaggaagagaagaagtcctttatattgaaaaaagaatCCCTGACATCAAAAGCAGTGCTATAAAACTGGAAAGCCCTCCCAAGCAACTGATCTCAGTCACTCTGGGGAGCAAAGAGAAGATATCAGAGCCATTGCTAACTAAACAAATATCCTGGGACGATAAGACCATAGCACTTGGGAAGCCTGGAGTATTCCCAGGGGCAGGGTTTATAGATAAACTAGAACTGTTGAAGAAATATAAGCCCATGCCTCTACATGTTTTGGATATAGTTTTGGAGGCCCAGGAGCCTGACTTAGAGACCCCATATTTATCCCACATACTGAGGAAGACCATAGAAGCTCAGAAACTCCAAGGCAAACCGCTAGGGGCCAAGTGGCAGTGGATCCTGCAGCGTCATCCATCTCTGAAGAAACAGAGTGAGGTACAATTACCTTTGTCCAAAATCCTGGCTGAGGAAATCTACCCAGACATCAGTTTCTCAGATGTAGAGTGGATCCACCATGTCCTAGAAAAGATAGAGGCAGGAGAACAGCTTTCCAGGGATAGTTTCCACCGATTGTGCCAGCTTCTCAAAGACCTCACCGCAAAGGAGAACTTAGAGTGGATGCACCTGGCCAAGCTCGAAGCCATCGTGTGCCATCACAAGCAGATCATGGAATCCCGAGGCACATATGTCTCCAAGCCCAGTAAGGAGCCCCTGGGTCCAAAGTACCTGAAAGTGATCCCTCCCAtcaaaggaagggaaaaggagagctGGCTCAAACGTCTGGCTGTCTCCACACCAAAGTCTCTGTTAGCTACCAAAGGGATCCCAGACCCGAAGGCTATCAACTGGCATCTTCTGGGAGAGCCTTACCGGAGTGCGCGGGCAAAGCAGATAGCCACTGCTCTCAGGGGGATGGAGATGCGATACTATGATTCTGCCACAAGAGACATTTTCACAGGTGCCCTGGACCCTGTTGAAAAACAAACCCTGGCGCTGATGTTTCAGAAAGACTTCTGGGCTTTTAAGGATAAGGGCAGGTTTGCCAGATTGCCCAAGTTGGAGAAGAAGGCACGACCCATCTCTAAAGTAAAGGAGGAGGTGCCTCTGTGGGAGACATTTGTGGCACTGTACCATGTTCTGCGGATGTTGCAGAAGCGATATGCAAGAGACAGTGCTGCGTGGATGGAACAGTTCAACCGTCTTATGGACCTATACCAGCTCAAGTCTCCTCGAATCCAGAAGCTGATGCAGGACCTGCTACTGAGAGAAGAGCCCCAATTCCAAGAGGTCACTTACAAAGATGCCCTAAGGGCCGTCGAGCTAGCCCCTGGGGAACGGTTGTTCTACCAACTGCTCTGTGGTGGCTCTCAAGCCCATAAAGAGCCTCTGGCATTCCAGGAGGTGGTTCCCCTCCCCGGACAGAACAATGTGCGTACCATGCTCCCCATGGGCATTGCCCAGTATGGGATCTTAGAGCTTGCCTGGAAGAGCCTGCCAGAAGCTGATTTACACCTAACCAATGAACTGTCCTATGTGGCTGCTCCTACTCTCTGA